From a region of the Pseudoxanthomonas sp. X-1 genome:
- a CDS encoding glycoside hydrolase family 18 protein → MRSIALSGLPAMLACLLAIAGCASTPTPAPAPDPRPPLTLVGYVTAGEPVRASAAAELDVANFAFAAPDAAHRVSLGTAQNAAALSELVRLRQQAPGLRVVLSIGGWGAGHFSEAAATPQARAVFVDSAMALLRQYDLDGLDIDWEYPTLADAGISASADDKAHFTALLSDLRAALDAQGARDGRRYLLTIAAAEGRLASGLDLPAIAPLLDWINLMTYDFYGSLTPTTGHAAALGRSRLAPAEARTTETAVDSFLCAGVPAAKLHVGMAFYGRRFGEVAPRQAGLLQPYRSDGGFISYRQIVEGDLTGSGGFESHWDPQARAAWLWNPRSAQMVSYEDPRALREKVAYARAQGLGGVMFWELHQDHGQDLLDVVRQAIDAPAPAAATSALTPAR, encoded by the coding sequence ATGCGCTCAATCGCCCTCTCCGGCCTGCCGGCCATGCTGGCCTGCCTGCTGGCCATCGCCGGCTGCGCCAGCACCCCGACGCCGGCACCCGCGCCTGATCCACGCCCGCCGCTGACGCTGGTCGGCTACGTCACCGCCGGCGAGCCGGTCCGCGCCAGCGCCGCCGCTGAACTGGACGTGGCCAACTTCGCCTTCGCCGCACCCGATGCCGCGCACCGGGTCAGCCTGGGCACGGCGCAGAACGCCGCCGCGCTGTCGGAGCTGGTGCGCCTGCGCCAGCAGGCGCCCGGCCTGCGCGTGGTGCTGTCCATCGGCGGCTGGGGCGCCGGACATTTCTCCGAGGCGGCGGCCACGCCGCAGGCGCGCGCGGTCTTCGTCGACAGCGCCATGGCGCTGCTGCGCCAGTACGACCTGGACGGGCTGGACATCGACTGGGAATACCCGACGCTGGCCGATGCCGGCATCAGCGCCAGCGCCGACGACAAGGCGCACTTCACCGCGCTGCTGTCCGACCTGCGCGCGGCGCTGGATGCGCAGGGCGCGCGCGACGGGCGCCGCTACCTGTTGACCATCGCCGCGGCCGAGGGCCGCCTGGCCTCGGGCCTGGACCTGCCGGCGATCGCGCCGCTGCTGGACTGGATCAACCTGATGACCTACGACTTCTACGGCAGCCTGACCCCGACCACCGGGCACGCTGCCGCGCTGGGGCGTTCGCGGCTGGCGCCGGCCGAGGCGCGCACCACCGAAACGGCGGTGGACAGCTTCCTGTGCGCCGGCGTACCGGCGGCCAAGCTGCATGTGGGCATGGCGTTCTACGGGCGCCGCTTCGGCGAGGTCGCGCCGCGGCAGGCGGGGCTGCTGCAGCCCTACCGCAGCGATGGCGGCTTCATTTCCTATCGCCAGATCGTGGAAGGCGACCTGACCGGCAGCGGCGGCTTCGAGTCCCACTGGGATCCGCAGGCGCGCGCGGCCTGGCTGTGGAATCCGCGCAGCGCGCAGATGGTCAGCTACGAGGATCCGCGCGCCCTGCGCGAGAAGGTGGCCTACGCCCGCGCCCAGGGCCTGGGCGGGGTGATGTTCTGGGAGCTGCACCAGGACCACGGCCAGGACCTGCTGGACGTGGTGCGCCAGGCGATCGACGCGCCGGCGCCGGCCGCTGCCACTTCCGCCCTCACCCCTGCGCGCTAG
- a CDS encoding acyl-CoA thioesterase: protein MSEAPVAEARPTEARLLQMVFPDHTNHLGTLFGGQALAWMDMAAFIVASRYARTTVVTARSEQVDFNQPIRKGDLVEVIATIVKVGRSSMNVDVEVVTEDLLSGERKLCTRGRFVMIALDPLGRPTAAPPLPAASAQG, encoded by the coding sequence ATGTCCGAGGCCCCCGTCGCCGAAGCCCGCCCCACCGAGGCGCGCCTGCTGCAGATGGTCTTTCCCGACCACACCAACCATCTGGGCACGCTGTTCGGCGGCCAGGCGCTGGCCTGGATGGACATGGCCGCCTTCATCGTCGCCTCGCGCTATGCGCGCACCACGGTCGTCACCGCGCGCTCGGAGCAGGTGGACTTCAACCAGCCGATCCGCAAGGGCGACTTGGTCGAGGTCATCGCCACCATCGTCAAGGTCGGGCGCAGCTCGATGAACGTCGACGTGGAAGTGGTCACCGAGGACCTGCTCAGCGGCGAACGCAAGCTGTGCACGCGCGGGCGCTTCGTGATGATCGCCCTTGATCCGCTGGGACGGCCGACCGCGGCGCCGCCGCTGCCGGCGGCTAGCGCGCAGGGGTGA
- a CDS encoding diguanylate cyclase: MHARRAPARAIAKLRSARAFGAALAVLCLVGPAAAQVASLRVYGTADGLRSLGADCLVEDPQANVYACTYGGLYRYEGERFERVGANAGLDDAYVMNASPAPDGRGLWVATAANLYFWDGDKAVRVLDPSGAPVPFEVGHNVAALADGAVALSHSRALRATRDAGGAWRTRALFDRAAEQAHPELAELGAVYRDGQALWFGCGQTICRRADDGQVRVYGTGDGVPRDAWTAFLRDRHGTLWARSPRHILVLTPGATRFDERPVPPPSMLATTTRHLDLTEDSQGRVLTRSDGGTLRWDGRWQRFDAHNGLPDVPPNALLASRNGELWMSYGGLGVLRWRGYAGVENWGPANGLAGMPNWSLARDAQGAMLFGNERDLHRLPAGGGRIETLHNPLGEPVRDVFALTLGPDKAVWVALYRGQLLRLQGDELKVAATLPAKLRRIFFDDRHRLWLCTTEGVYLIDDLAHPVARRFEALPAVSFGDVEQDAQGRLWFAGKAGVMRLERDDRVTPIRVRGDMPNQLFDKLSIGRDGTLWLSVDDAGLFRGPIGQGDTLTIKEVEDPLLRDAIPYFIRHDRAGRLWVGGSMGLDVLQDGKWTRLHEANGLISEDISEGAFFEDADGSVWIGTSRGVSHLLHPDQLLARAPVTLRIARVERGGQRIESGAVLPWEQLPVRITLSTPGSLAGTDMLKFRYRLRDRQDAWIETNSRTLDFPLLGSGSQVIEVQALDVGRRAQSDVVTFSFEVRPPWWRSPLMLLLWGVAAVALVGSLWRWRVHAIVKHKQQLERLVAARTAELEADKRALELARTALQVQATHDGLTGLHNRTSIMEQLERETLRARAADLQLAVALLDLDHFKQVNDTHGHQVGDVVLSGVADRLANNMRGSDTIGRYGGEELLGLMPGLQPPASERLQALHDAVGARPLIIDGLSLHVTCSIGVAWLQPGETPNELLRRADRALYQAKREGRNRVVVAAGEGATSSGPASGSAPALA; this comes from the coding sequence ATGCACGCCCGTCGCGCCCCGGCGCGAGCCATCGCCAAGCTCCGGTCCGCCCGCGCCTTCGGCGCGGCGCTGGCGGTGCTGTGCCTGGTCGGGCCGGCGGCGGCGCAGGTGGCCTCGCTGCGGGTCTACGGCACGGCCGATGGCCTGCGCAGCCTGGGCGCCGACTGCCTGGTCGAGGATCCGCAGGCCAACGTCTACGCCTGCACCTACGGCGGCCTGTACCGCTATGAGGGCGAGCGCTTCGAACGCGTCGGGGCCAATGCCGGCCTGGACGACGCCTATGTGATGAACGCCTCCCCGGCGCCGGACGGGCGCGGGCTGTGGGTGGCCACCGCGGCCAACCTGTACTTCTGGGACGGCGACAAGGCCGTCCGCGTGCTGGACCCGAGCGGGGCGCCGGTGCCCTTCGAGGTCGGCCACAACGTCGCGGCGCTGGCCGATGGCGCGGTGGCGCTGAGCCACAGCCGCGCCCTGCGCGCGACCCGCGACGCCGGCGGCGCCTGGCGCACGCGCGCGCTGTTCGACCGTGCCGCCGAACAGGCCCATCCCGAGCTGGCCGAGCTGGGCGCGGTCTATCGGGATGGCCAGGCGCTGTGGTTCGGCTGCGGCCAGACCATCTGTCGCCGCGCCGACGATGGCCAGGTGCGCGTGTACGGCACCGGCGACGGCGTGCCGCGCGATGCCTGGACCGCGTTCCTGCGCGACCGCCACGGCACGCTGTGGGCGCGCAGCCCGCGCCACATCCTGGTGCTGACGCCGGGCGCGACGCGCTTCGACGAGCGCCCGGTGCCGCCGCCGTCGATGCTGGCCACCACCACGCGCCACCTCGACCTGACCGAAGACAGCCAGGGCCGCGTGCTGACCCGCAGCGATGGCGGCACGCTGCGCTGGGACGGCCGCTGGCAGCGCTTCGATGCCCACAACGGGCTGCCCGACGTGCCACCCAACGCGTTGCTGGCCAGCCGCAACGGCGAACTGTGGATGTCCTACGGTGGCCTGGGCGTGCTGCGCTGGCGCGGCTATGCCGGGGTGGAGAACTGGGGCCCGGCCAACGGCCTGGCGGGCATGCCCAACTGGTCGCTGGCGCGCGATGCGCAGGGCGCGATGCTGTTCGGCAACGAGCGCGACCTGCACCGCCTGCCGGCGGGCGGCGGCCGCATCGAGACCCTGCACAATCCCCTGGGCGAGCCGGTGCGCGATGTGTTCGCGCTGACCCTCGGCCCGGACAAGGCGGTGTGGGTGGCGCTGTATCGCGGCCAGCTGCTGCGCCTGCAGGGCGACGAACTCAAGGTCGCCGCGACCCTGCCGGCCAAGCTGCGCCGCATCTTCTTCGACGATCGCCACCGCCTGTGGCTCTGCACGACCGAAGGCGTGTACCTGATCGACGACCTCGCCCATCCGGTCGCCAGGCGCTTCGAGGCGCTGCCGGCGGTGAGCTTCGGCGATGTCGAGCAGGATGCGCAGGGGCGGCTGTGGTTCGCCGGCAAGGCCGGGGTGATGCGGCTGGAGCGCGACGACCGGGTCACGCCGATCCGCGTGCGCGGGGACATGCCCAACCAGCTGTTCGACAAGCTCTCGATCGGGCGCGATGGCACCCTGTGGCTCAGCGTGGACGACGCCGGCCTGTTCCGCGGGCCGATCGGCCAGGGCGACACGCTGACCATCAAGGAAGTCGAAGACCCGCTGCTGCGCGACGCGATCCCGTATTTCATCCGCCACGACCGCGCCGGCCGGCTGTGGGTCGGTGGCAGCATGGGCCTGGACGTCCTGCAGGACGGCAAGTGGACGCGGCTGCACGAGGCCAACGGCCTGATCAGCGAGGACATCTCCGAAGGCGCGTTCTTCGAGGACGCCGACGGCTCGGTCTGGATCGGCACCTCGCGCGGCGTCAGCCACCTGCTGCATCCGGACCAGCTGCTGGCGCGCGCGCCGGTGACGCTGCGCATCGCCCGGGTCGAACGCGGCGGCCAGCGCATCGAGTCCGGCGCGGTGCTGCCGTGGGAACAGCTGCCGGTGCGCATCACCCTGTCCACGCCCGGCAGCCTGGCCGGGACCGACATGCTGAAGTTCCGCTACCGCCTGCGCGATCGCCAGGACGCGTGGATCGAGACCAACTCGCGCACGCTGGACTTCCCGCTGCTGGGTTCTGGCAGCCAGGTGATCGAGGTGCAGGCGCTGGACGTCGGCCGGCGCGCGCAGTCGGACGTGGTGACCTTCAGCTTCGAGGTACGCCCGCCGTGGTGGCGCTCGCCGCTGATGCTGCTGCTGTGGGGCGTGGCGGCGGTCGCGCTGGTCGGCAGCCTCTGGCGCTGGCGCGTGCACGCCATCGTCAAGCACAAGCAGCAGCTCGAGCGCCTGGTCGCCGCGCGCACCGCCGAGCTGGAAGCCGACAAGCGCGCGCTGGAACTGGCCCGCACCGCGCTGCAGGTGCAGGCGACCCACGATGGGCTGACCGGCCTGCACAACCGCACCAGCATCATGGAGCAGCTCGAGCGCGAGACCCTGCGCGCCCGCGCCGCCGACCTGCAGCTGGCGGTGGCGCTGCTGGACCTGGACCACTTCAAGCAGGTCAACGACACCCACGGGCATCAGGTCGGCGACGTGGTGCTCTCCGGCGTGGCCGATCGCCTGGCCAACAACATGCGCGGCTCGGACACCATCGGCCGCTACGGCGGCGAGGAACTGCTCGGCCTGATGCCCGGCCTGCAGCCGCCCGCCAGCGAGCGGCTGCAGGCCCTGCACGACGCGGTGGGCGCGCGGCCGCTGATCATCGATGGCCTGTCGCTGCACGTGACCTGCTCCATCGGCGTGGCGTGGCTGCAGCCGGGCGAGACGCCCAACGAGCTGCTGCGGCGCGCCGACCGCGCGCTCTACCAGGCCAAGCGCGAGGGTCGCAACCGCGTGGTGGTGGCCGCAGGCGAAGGCGCCACCAGCAGCGGCCCGGCTTCCGGCTCGGCCCCGGCCCTGGCCTGA
- a CDS encoding ribonucleotide-diphosphate reductase subunit beta, with protein MSAQPRQMLLDPGFELTLRPMRYPQFYDMYRDAIKNTWTVDEINFQIDITDLHAKMTPADRHLIHRLVAFFATGDSIVSNNLVLNLYQHINAPEARMYLSRQLYEEALHVQFYLTLLDNYLPDPGERAKAFAAVENIPSIRKKAEFCFKWMDTIQDLKRLETRAHRRQFLLNQICFAACIEGLFFFAAFAYVYYFRSRGLLPGLASGTNWVFRDESCHMAFAFEGVRVVREEEPDLFDAEMQQQVYDMLEEAIECELQFAEDVLSGGVAGISTRDMRQYLQHCADNHFAKLGMARRYNVRNPLPFMELQDVQELTNFFERRVSSYQVGVQGEVGFDHAF; from the coding sequence ATGTCCGCTCAACCCCGTCAGATGCTGCTCGATCCCGGTTTCGAACTGACCCTGCGCCCGATGCGCTATCCGCAGTTCTATGACATGTATCGCGACGCCATCAAGAACACCTGGACGGTGGACGAGATCAACTTCCAGATCGACATCACCGATCTGCATGCGAAGATGACCCCGGCCGATCGCCACCTGATCCACCGCCTGGTCGCCTTCTTCGCCACCGGCGATTCGATCGTGTCCAACAACCTGGTGCTGAACCTCTACCAGCACATCAACGCGCCGGAAGCGCGCATGTACCTGTCGCGCCAGCTGTACGAGGAAGCGCTGCACGTGCAGTTCTACCTGACGCTGCTGGACAACTACCTGCCGGATCCGGGCGAGCGCGCCAAGGCCTTCGCCGCGGTGGAGAACATCCCCTCGATCAGGAAGAAGGCCGAGTTCTGCTTCAAGTGGATGGACACCATCCAGGACCTCAAGCGCCTGGAGACGCGCGCGCACCGCCGCCAGTTCCTGCTCAACCAGATCTGCTTCGCCGCCTGCATCGAGGGCCTGTTCTTCTTCGCCGCCTTCGCCTACGTGTACTACTTCCGCTCGCGCGGTCTGCTGCCGGGCCTGGCCTCGGGCACCAACTGGGTGTTCCGCGACGAGAGCTGCCACATGGCCTTCGCCTTCGAGGGCGTGCGCGTGGTGCGCGAGGAGGAGCCGGACCTGTTCGACGCGGAGATGCAGCAGCAGGTCTACGACATGCTGGAGGAGGCGATCGAGTGCGAACTGCAGTTCGCCGAGGACGTGCTGTCCGGCGGCGTGGCGGGCATCTCCACCCGCGACATGCGCCAGTACCTGCAGCACTGCGCGGACAACCATTTCGCCAAGCTGGGCATGGCGCGCAGGTACAACGTGCGCAATCCGCTGCCCTTCATGGAGCTGCAGGACGTGCAGGAGCTGACCAACTTCTTCGAGCGGCGGGTGTCGTCCTACCAGGTCGGCGTGCAGGGCGAGGTCGGGTTCGACCACGCCTTCTGA
- a CDS encoding ribonucleoside-diphosphate reductase subunit alpha: MTQTDSAVAQRPADAAFSLTPPPTATAMRVTKRNGGSEAVDLNKIVRAVQRCAEGLHAVDPMRVATRTISGLYDGATTQELDELSIRTAALLIGEEPEYGRLAARLLANFIAKEVSGQEIHAFSQSVARGHEVGLINDRLLNFVQVNARKLNDAVDAGLDREFEYFGLRTLYDRYLLRHPHSRKVIETPQQFFLRIASALSEDVPEALALYQRMAHLDYLPSSPTLFNSGTTHEQLSSCFLLDSPQDSLESIYAKYGDIAQLSKFSGGIGVSYSRVRARGSLIKSTNGHSNGIVPWLKTLDSSVAAVNQGGKRKGAACVYLETWHADIDDFLELRDNAGDDARRTHNLNLANWVPDLFMARVEADKPWSLFDPKAVPELTDLYGEAFERAYEQAEAQGKASKTVPARKLYARMMRTLAETGNGWMTFKDKCNKASNQTLRPGNVIHLSNLCTEILEVTSNEETAVCNLGSINLGRHFDEYGDFDYDKLAETVRLAVRQLDRVIDLNFYPIETARRGNLRWRPVGLGCMGLQDVFFRKRLAFDSAEARAISRKIAETIYFHALETSCELAQERGRHPSFADTRAAQGELQFDAWGVVPEDTARWDALRERIQQHGLRNSLLIAIAPTATIASIAGCYECIEPQVSNLFKRETLSGDFLQVNRYLVDELKKLGLWTPEMRDAIKLAEGSIQGVAEIPEALRLVYRTAWELPMRSLIDMAADRGAFIDQSASLNLFMESPNIGALSSMYMYAWKQGIKTTYYLRSRPATRIAKATISHGASEAPKPAYTPVEAVSCSLENPEACEACQ, translated from the coding sequence GTGACCCAGACCGATTCCGCCGTGGCCCAGCGCCCGGCCGACGCCGCCTTCTCGCTGACCCCGCCGCCCACCGCCACGGCCATGCGCGTGACCAAGCGCAACGGCGGCAGCGAGGCTGTGGACCTGAACAAGATCGTGCGCGCCGTGCAGCGCTGCGCCGAAGGCCTGCATGCGGTCGATCCGATGCGCGTGGCCACGCGCACCATCTCCGGCCTGTACGACGGCGCCACCACGCAGGAGCTGGACGAGCTGTCCATCCGCACCGCCGCGCTGCTGATCGGCGAGGAGCCCGAGTACGGCCGCCTGGCCGCGCGCCTGCTGGCCAACTTCATCGCCAAGGAGGTCTCCGGCCAGGAGATCCACGCCTTCTCCCAGTCGGTCGCCCGCGGCCATGAGGTCGGGCTGATCAACGACCGCCTGCTGAACTTCGTGCAGGTCAACGCGCGCAAGCTCAACGACGCCGTCGACGCCGGCCTGGACCGCGAGTTCGAGTACTTCGGCCTGCGCACCCTGTACGACCGCTACCTGTTGCGCCACCCGCACAGCCGCAAGGTGATCGAGACCCCGCAGCAGTTCTTCCTGCGCATCGCCAGCGCGCTGAGCGAGGACGTGCCCGAGGCCCTGGCGCTGTACCAGCGCATGGCGCACCTGGACTACCTGCCGTCCAGCCCGACGCTGTTCAATTCCGGCACCACGCACGAGCAGCTCTCCAGCTGCTTCCTGCTGGACTCGCCGCAGGATTCGCTGGAGTCGATCTACGCCAAGTACGGCGACATCGCCCAGCTGTCCAAGTTCTCCGGCGGCATCGGCGTGAGCTACTCGCGCGTGCGTGCGCGCGGCTCGCTGATCAAGTCCACCAACGGCCATTCCAACGGCATCGTGCCGTGGCTGAAGACGCTGGATTCCTCGGTGGCGGCGGTCAACCAGGGCGGCAAGCGCAAGGGCGCGGCCTGCGTCTACCTGGAGACCTGGCACGCGGACATCGACGACTTCCTCGAGCTGCGCGACAACGCCGGCGACGACGCGCGCCGCACCCACAACCTCAACCTGGCCAACTGGGTGCCGGACCTGTTCATGGCGCGCGTGGAAGCGGACAAGCCGTGGTCGCTGTTCGATCCCAAGGCGGTGCCGGAACTGACCGACCTGTACGGCGAGGCCTTCGAGCGCGCCTACGAGCAGGCCGAGGCCCAGGGCAAGGCCAGCAAGACCGTGCCGGCGCGCAAGCTGTACGCGCGGATGATGCGCACCCTGGCCGAGACCGGCAACGGCTGGATGACCTTCAAGGACAAGTGCAACAAGGCGTCCAACCAGACCCTGCGCCCGGGCAACGTGATCCACCTGTCCAACCTGTGCACCGAGATCCTGGAGGTCACCTCCAACGAGGAGACCGCGGTGTGCAACCTGGGCTCGATCAACCTGGGCCGCCACTTCGACGAGTACGGCGACTTCGATTACGACAAGCTGGCCGAGACCGTGCGCCTGGCCGTGCGCCAGCTGGACCGCGTGATCGACCTGAACTTCTACCCGATCGAGACCGCGCGCCGCGGCAACCTGCGCTGGCGCCCGGTCGGCCTGGGCTGCATGGGCCTGCAGGACGTGTTCTTCCGCAAGCGCCTGGCCTTCGACAGCGCCGAGGCGCGCGCGATCAGCAGGAAGATCGCCGAGACGATCTACTTCCACGCGCTGGAGACCTCGTGCGAGCTGGCGCAGGAGCGCGGCAGGCATCCGTCCTTCGCCGATACGCGCGCCGCCCAGGGCGAGCTGCAGTTCGACGCCTGGGGCGTGGTGCCCGAGGACACCGCGCGCTGGGACGCGCTGCGCGAGCGCATCCAGCAGCACGGCCTGCGCAACTCGCTGCTGATCGCCATCGCCCCGACCGCGACCATCGCCTCGATCGCCGGCTGCTACGAGTGCATCGAGCCGCAGGTGTCCAACCTGTTCAAGCGCGAAACGCTGTCCGGCGACTTCCTGCAGGTCAACCGCTACCTGGTGGACGAGCTGAAGAAGCTCGGCCTGTGGACGCCGGAGATGCGCGATGCCATCAAGCTGGCCGAAGGCTCGATCCAGGGCGTGGCGGAGATCCCCGAGGCCCTGCGCCTGGTCTACCGCACCGCCTGGGAGCTGCCGATGCGCTCGCTGATCGACATGGCCGCCGACCGCGGCGCCTTCATCGACCAGTCCGCCTCGCTCAACCTGTTCATGGAGAGCCCGAACATCGGCGCGCTGTCCTCCATGTACATGTACGCGTGGAAGCAGGGCATCAAGACCACCTACTACCTGCGTTCGCGCCCGGCCACCCGCATCGCCAAGGCCACCATCAGCCACGGCGCCAGCGAGGCCCCCAAGCCGGCCTACACCCCGGTCGAGGCGGTCAGCTGCTCGCTGGAAAACCCGGAAGCCTGCGAGGCCTGCCAGTAA
- a CDS encoding ZIP family metal transporter, translating to MHDHTLSPPSALRRLLPWLLALAALLLGAWLLQAVLAQWPHRPGLRQALRDGLVCAAATAAGALPVLAVRRLPQTLADGLMGFGAGVMLAATAFSLIVPSLQAAKDQGYGGLGAGGLVSVGICLGVAMMLTMDRVIPHAHLDQQGQTTRVGGLHQWLPPQVTLFVLAITLHNIPEGMAVGVASGSGMANAEPFSLAIALQDIPEGLVIALSLATAGVRRGRAVLIGAASGLVEPLGALVAAVAVGAFSTLLPWGLAFAAGAMLFAVSHEVIPESHRNGHETLATIGLTLGFCLMMVMDTGLG from the coding sequence ATGCACGATCACACCCTGTCCCCCCCGTCCGCGCTGCGACGCCTGCTGCCGTGGCTGCTGGCGCTGGCCGCCCTGCTGCTGGGCGCCTGGCTGCTGCAGGCGGTCCTGGCCCAATGGCCGCATCGGCCGGGCCTGCGCCAGGCGCTGCGCGACGGCCTGGTCTGCGCCGCGGCCACCGCCGCCGGCGCGCTGCCGGTGCTGGCGGTGCGGCGCCTGCCGCAGACGCTGGCCGACGGCCTGATGGGCTTCGGCGCCGGCGTGATGCTGGCGGCCACCGCCTTCTCATTGATCGTGCCCAGCCTGCAGGCGGCCAAGGACCAGGGCTACGGCGGGCTGGGCGCCGGCGGGCTGGTCAGCGTCGGCATCTGCCTGGGCGTGGCGATGATGCTGACGATGGACCGGGTGATCCCGCACGCGCATCTGGACCAGCAGGGCCAGACCACGCGCGTGGGCGGCCTGCACCAGTGGCTGCCGCCGCAGGTGACCCTGTTCGTGCTGGCCATCACCCTGCACAACATTCCCGAAGGCATGGCGGTGGGCGTGGCCTCCGGCTCGGGCATGGCCAACGCCGAGCCCTTCAGCCTGGCCATCGCGCTGCAGGACATCCCCGAAGGCCTGGTGATCGCGCTCTCGCTGGCCACGGCCGGCGTGCGCCGCGGGCGCGCGGTGCTGATCGGCGCGGCCTCGGGGCTGGTGGAGCCGCTGGGCGCGCTCGTGGCGGCGGTGGCGGTGGGCGCGTTCTCCACCCTGCTGCCGTGGGGGCTGGCGTTCGCGGCCGGGGCGATGCTGTTCGCGGTCAGCCACGAGGTCATCCCCGAGTCGCACCGCAACGGCCACGAGACCCTGGCGACCATCGGCCTGACCCTGGGCTTCTGCCTGATGATGGTGATGGACACCGGGCTGGGCTGA
- a CDS encoding sterol desaturase family protein, translating into MVLSALAPHLPWLRWVPLALPLLAALEAWLRLRRGLAYDWKSYWASLGDAVGRGLVGRLLGTGVAGAVLLAVHQVRLTSLTMDAPWHWALLFVGQEACYYAMHRADHRIRWFWVNHCVHHSPGQYTLASAYRLGWTAQLTGQALFFAPLVWLGFPVPAVLGALALNLLYQFWLHTELIGVLPRWIEYVFNTPAHHRVHHASNPEYLDCNYGGVLIVFDRLFGSFRAQLPGVPPRYGLVEPLHSHHPVRIALHGWLGLWADLRRVRSPRQALRTLFGPPGLGPGG; encoded by the coding sequence ATGGTCCTGTCCGCGCTGGCCCCGCACCTGCCCTGGCTGAGGTGGGTCCCGCTGGCGCTGCCGCTGCTGGCGGCGCTCGAAGCCTGGCTGCGCCTGCGCCGCGGCCTGGCCTACGACTGGAAGAGCTACTGGGCGTCGCTGGGGGATGCGGTCGGTCGCGGGCTGGTCGGGCGCCTGCTCGGCACCGGCGTGGCCGGCGCGGTGCTGCTGGCGGTGCACCAGGTGCGCCTGACGAGCCTGACGATGGACGCGCCCTGGCACTGGGCGCTGCTGTTCGTCGGCCAGGAGGCCTGCTACTACGCCATGCATCGCGCCGACCACCGGATCCGCTGGTTCTGGGTCAACCACTGCGTGCACCACTCGCCCGGGCAGTACACCCTGGCCTCGGCGTACCGGCTGGGCTGGACCGCGCAGCTCACCGGGCAGGCGCTGTTCTTCGCCCCGCTGGTATGGCTGGGCTTCCCGGTGCCGGCGGTGCTCGGCGCGCTGGCGCTGAACCTGCTCTACCAGTTCTGGCTGCATACCGAACTGATCGGCGTGCTGCCGCGCTGGATCGAATACGTCTTCAACACCCCGGCGCACCACCGCGTGCACCACGCCAGCAACCCGGAGTATCTGGACTGCAACTACGGCGGGGTGCTGATCGTGTTCGACCGGCTGTTCGGCAGCTTCCGCGCGCAGTTGCCGGGCGTGCCGCCGCGCTACGGCCTGGTCGAACCGCTGCACAGCCACCATCCGGTGCGGATCGCCCTGCACGGCTGGCTGGGGCTGTGGGCCGACCTGCGCCGGGTGCGCTCGCCCCGGCAGGCGCTGCGGACGCTGTTCGGCCCGCCGGGGCTCGGGCCGGGCGGCTGA
- the ompR gene encoding two-component system response regulator OmpR: MSEITAKLLLVDDDVRLRELLQRYLEGEGFAVKAVGDGGQMRQALDRGHFDLIVLDLMLPGESGLELCRRLRGQGDDTPVVMLTAKGDEIDRIVGLEIGADDYLPKPVNPRELLARIRSVLRRTQAMPGAPQAEGGVVAFGPWRLDLGSRQLSRQGRAVKLTSGEFAVLAVLVRHPRQPLSRDRLMSLARGREHEAFERSMDVTIARLRKLLEDDARNPTIVQTVWGVGYVFVPPEEAA; this comes from the coding sequence ATGAGCGAGATCACCGCCAAGCTGCTGCTGGTCGACGACGACGTGCGCCTGCGCGAGCTGCTGCAGCGCTATCTGGAAGGCGAGGGCTTCGCCGTCAAGGCGGTGGGCGACGGGGGGCAGATGCGCCAGGCGCTGGACCGCGGCCATTTCGATCTGATCGTGCTGGACCTGATGCTGCCGGGCGAGAGCGGGCTGGAGCTGTGCCGGCGCCTGCGCGGCCAGGGCGACGACACGCCGGTGGTGATGCTCACCGCCAAGGGCGATGAGATCGACCGCATCGTCGGGCTGGAGATCGGCGCCGACGACTACCTGCCCAAGCCGGTCAATCCGCGCGAGCTGCTGGCCCGCATCCGCTCGGTGCTGCGCCGCACGCAGGCCATGCCGGGCGCGCCGCAGGCCGAGGGCGGGGTCGTCGCCTTCGGCCCATGGCGGCTGGACCTGGGCAGCCGTCAACTGAGCCGCCAGGGACGCGCGGTGAAGCTGACCAGCGGCGAGTTCGCGGTGCTGGCGGTGCTGGTGCGGCATCCACGCCAGCCGCTGTCGCGCGACCGGCTGATGAGCCTGGCGCGCGGCCGCGAGCACGAGGCCTTCGAGCGCAGCATGGACGTGACCATCGCCCGGCTGCGCAAGCTGCTGGAGGACGACGCGCGCAATCCGACCATCGTGCAGACGGTCTGGGGCGTGGGCTATGTGTTCGTGCCGCCGGAGGAGGCCGCGTGA